A region of Plasmodium falciparum 3D7 genome assembly, chromosome: 12 DNA encodes the following proteins:
- a CDS encoding hydrolase, putative, producing the protein MITENGIIFLGTGSSSSIPKLSHAFKNILNTNNNEIKIEEYEKNLSSEDFECVDKFVEDISSKGLESIDELNNLYLKKKYPHVKDIRCYTCYDAMSNNSKNKRNNISILLKSNDSYVLIDVGKTFRDSILRNKDKINFYKINLHSVLISHSHTDALNGIDDLRDLQEFNKVQYDDVYYYTPKKIFDVYVNDVSYDRLRRGYDYLVHKRTENIFYSKIAALNIHVIKDEKYNKILSEKTTLDDIIESDGCEIKKENCIKNVEEEIYNKNNKACQTNQSNYDDGKYIDNCINIHTYKKKDEYGFIYTQFDNDKNIRFIPFHHGKNYICIGYIIGNTNKLVYISDCSKLPNYILEYIKKMGSIDILIIDALFYKRKHYSHFSLYESINIALQIKPKQVFFIGMSCDIEHNITNLFLEKLSAKYSDITFSLAHDGLFLPFNF; encoded by the exons ATGATAACAGAAAAtggaataatatttttag gTACCGGTTCGTCTTCTTCCATACCCAAATTATCTCATGCCTTcaaaaacattttaaatacaaataacaatgaaataaaaatagaggAATACGAAAAGAATTTATCTTCTGAAGATTTTGAATGTGTTGATAAATTTGTTGAAGATATATCTTCTAAAGGATTAGAAAGTATAGACGAactaaataatttatatttaaaaaaaaaatatcccCATGTTAAGGATATAAGATGTTATACTTGTTATGATGCTATGAGTAATAattctaaaaataaaagaaataatatttcgATTCTTTTAAAATCTAATGATTCATATGTTCTAATTGATGTTGGCAAAACATTTAGAGACAGTATATTAAGGAATAAAGACAAGATTAATTTTTac aaAATTAACCTGCATTCTGTTCTCATAAGCCACAGCCATACAGACGCTCTAAACGGTATAGACGATCTAAGGGATTTACAAGAATTTAATAAAGTTCAATATGATGacgtatattattatactccCAAAAAAATTTTTGACGTTTATGTTAATGACGTGTCTTATGATCGATTGAGAAGGGGATATGATTATCTAGTACACAAGAGGactgaaaatattttttattccaaAATAGCTGCATTGAATATTCATGTTATAAAAGAcgagaaatataataaaatattaagcGAGAAAACAACGTTAGATGATATAATAGAATCTGATGGTTGTGAAATTAAGAAAGAAAActgtataaaaaatgtagaggaggaaatatataataaaaataataaagcaTGTCAAACGAATCAATCCAATTATGATGATGggaaatatatagataattgtataaatatacatacatataaaaagaaagatgaatatggttttatatatactcaATTTGACAATGATAAGAATATACGTTTCATACCTTTTCATCATGGGAagaattatatttgtataggTTATATTATAggaaatacaaataaattagTATATATATCTGATTGTTCGAAGTTacctaattatatattagaatatatcaaaaaaatggGTTCCatagatatattaattatagaTGCACtcttttataaaagaaaacattattctcatttttcattatatgaaAGTATTAATATAGCTCTACAAATTAAACCTAAACAAGTCTTCTTTATTGGTATGTCTTGTGACATCGAGCATAACATAACCAATTTGTTCTTAGAAAAATTATCCGCCAAATATTCAGATATTACCTTTTCCTTGGCCCACGACGGATTATTTTTACCtttcaatttttaa